A stretch of DNA from Chondrinema litorale:
CAGTTACTTTGACTATATATTTATAGGTACCTGCTACTAGGTTTTCTAATACCAATTGTGATGTACTAGCACCTGTTTGATCTGGTGTATTTGGCCCTGTTTGTAGAGTCCATAAATAAGAAATACTTCCACCATCCGGATCGTAAGCACTTGCTGCTAATATCACTGTATCTTGTGGCAGTTGGACGCTTCGGTTATAAGCTGTAACAATTGGGTCTTGCTTATCATCAGCCTCTTCAATAAATGAGATAGTAACCGTTAAAGCTGTTCCAACCTCTCCCCCTAAATTACTTTGTGTATAAGGTGTAGCTGTTAACTCATATACATCACCTGCAGCTGGTATAGGTGACCAAACAGAATAGTCACTATTATTATCACCATACAAGGCATAAGGTGCTGAGCTTTCTTTTCTCGTATGTACATTGTTAGTTTTGGTGTTAATTAATTTGAAATTAACACTACCTACTATAGTAGGAGATGTATTAGCTCTAATGCTTAAATTTTTTGTAGTTAACTCAGCTAAATTAATTGTAATGTTACTTTCATTGGCACCAAATTCCATTATTGGCAAGTCAGTATCTGCATTTATTAAAGCGAAACTGCTCACCTTTTGAGCTGATAATTGGGTGGTTGAAGAATTTTTTGAATGATTAGAAATAGTAAAGTTTTCATTTTCGTGCCCAAGCAAAAAATTGCTTATTAAAAAAAGGCATAGGGAGGTTAATAAAGTAATGCGTTGCTGCATAGCTGTCTAATTTAAATGAACAATAAGTGTAGTAGTATCGAACGTTTCCCTAAGGTTTAGGACTGGGGTATGCCCACCTAATATGAGGTAGTGTGATTGGAATGGCTAAAAGTAAAGATTGGGATTAAAATAACAAAAATTGGGATATTTAATATATGTTAATTAAAGCAATAATACCTTTTAAACTAGAACTACAACCTCAACTCTTAATAACCAATGTTAATGCAACTCTGCTGGTAACTGCTGAGAAGGTGGCGTCTTCATTTAATCGGTTGAGAATGGAATATTTTAGACCTAAGCCTGCTTCGAAGAAGTTGAACGATTTTAAAATACCAGCTCCTGCACAAAAGCCTACTTGCCTTTTTCTTACCTCGAAAGCGGGTTGAGAATCCGTAAATAAATCGTTGCTGATCCATGCATCTCTATCCCATTGTGTTTCTGTATCGAAATTGAAATCGTAAGTAACTCCACTCTGCAAGTGGACTCTTCTCTTACCTTTAGGAATAGTATACTTTAAGGTTACTGGTATGCTAATGGTACTCATTTGGAAATAAGTATCATGATACTCTCTATAGTTAGCAGAAGTCTCAACTTCGGTAGAAGAAGAAAAGCTACTTTTAAAATAGTTTAATTCACCTTGTATAGCAAACCTATCTGCTATTCTTGGTGAAGCAATAGAAAAAGATATCCCCGCAGTTGGGTTAAGCGAACTATACTTATCATCCATATAGGCATAATAGCTAGTTTTTTGTTCACCTTAACCATAGAGTTAACAAAACCAGCATTAACACCAAATGCTAATTTTAGCCACGGATACTTCTGTTTAAAAACCTTGTAATCGGCATTAACCCACTGATTATATTTTATGATCAGCCTAGATAATTCTAGCTCATTTAAAGCAAGACTATTTATTCTATCTGTAAAACTGGTTGTACAATCGCTTACTAAAAAGGCAATAATCCCTCTCCATGGACTGCTTTCCATCACAATTGTTTTACCATCAACTTCTGTTTGGACTTTCTTTGATTCCAAAACATAATTACTCCCATCTTTTTGAAGGATATAATTTGATTTAGTTTTATACAGATTAATCTTACCTAAAACTACAACTTCTATAAAAGCATCGCTTAAAATAGTGGAGGTGAAAACGCGCTCATTTATATAACCAAAACCTTGAATTTGCTCTGGATAATACTCTGTAATCTTACCATCTTTCTTAAAGATACAAGACTCATAGTTTTTGGCATTGGGTCTAAATTCTACTAAACCAAAAACTGTATCTGTTTCATGTTTAATAATAAACCCTTCTCTAAAATTACCTTGCGAAAATGCTTTCGAAAGTAAAATAACTGATAGAGCTGCTAGTACAAATATTTTTTTTAACATGCGTAAACCTTCTCTTAAATTAATATTTATCTATGTCGAAAGACCATATCTCTGATGTTAAGCCCGAGAACCTATTTTCTCCAAACATTACAAATCCCAAGTTTTTATAAGTAAAAGTAGTTGAGTTTAACCATGATCCATTATTAATAGATTCTATTTGAGTCCATTCATTATTATCTATATCGTATGTCCAACATTCACTAGAATAATTGTAAGTGTAGATAATATCATCTATAACAAAAGCAGCAATAGAACCCGAATTATTTACACTAAATGGAATCTCGGCAATTGGAGTTAAAAAGTTTGCAACATCAGGATCAAACTTATAAACCATATATGTATCATCCGCACTATTGCCAGAAAGCAGATAAGCTGTATTAGATGATTGAAGGGTTGTACTTGTCTCTAGTGCTAAATCAGAAGAGATACTTCCGAGCTTTGTCCAAGTATCTGTTGTTGGAGCATATTCCCATACTTCATTTCCAGAAGCAGTAACTTTTATTAAATAGCCTTTATCATTTAAAGTGTAGTATTTTACCTCTTCTGCAGAGAAGTTATTTAACTGTTGCCAAGAGTTTCCTGTAACATTATATGCCCAAAGTTCAGAACCGTTCCCATATATTATTTTCTCACCAAAAGTAAATCCATAACTGATGGAGCCTTCACTACCTGGAAAATCGTTACTTCTTTCCCAACTATCATTTACGAGATTGTAATTCCAAACCTCTTTAGTAACATAAGTCTCATTGCTTTTTAATCCTCCAATAAGATAACCTTTATCATTTACTATAGTGAAATACCCTCCTATTCTAGCTTCATCTGGAAAATTATTTAATTGTGTCCAACTCGATTTAACAGTGAAATTATCTTTAGAAACTGTATTTCTTCCATTAACTACTACTGTCAAAGTATACTCTCCAGCATTTAATGTATATGGAGTTTGGATGAGTAATCGGGTATCACTCTGTTCTAAAATTGTAGCACTAGTATTACCTATTTTCACAGAATTATTCGAAGTTTTAAAACCAGTACCTAAAATTTCAATTTTAGTTATTCCCGGAAATCCTTCTTTAGGATTAAAATCTGTTATAATAGGACTGTTGATATAAAGTTGTCCATTAGATAAAAGCTCAGATTTACCACTGATAATTGTAAAATTAATTTCTCCAAAGTATCGGTAGTCTAAAGGAACTCTAAATGAGAATCCATCTTCAGTATTTCCAAATGTCTCAATCTTAACATTGCCAAAATAAACATTTAGGCTATTTTTATTTAAAGTAAGATATTCTCCGCTTACAAAAACTGTATCTCCGAGATTTACGGTTTTAGGATTATAATCAAAAACTTGAGCTTGATTAGAGCCCATACTTTCGAAAGTAACACTCGTTCCGTAAACAATTTCATCATTTATACTTGCAAAGGGCCTTACAGAATAGAGATTGCCATTAGTGA
This window harbors:
- a CDS encoding IPT/TIG domain-containing protein, translated to MKKYRLIIFYLAFILLACDEAELSDKDYPFLIIKEVSVYSEGVMFTAEVLDLGDSAIQNYGFVWGDADSELSISNSAVVTFSEELLSKTFSYNAISDFTNGNLYSVRPFASINDEIVYGTSVTFESMGSNQAQVFDYNPKTVNLGDTVFVSGEYLTLNKNSLNVYFGNVKIETFGNTEDGFSFRVPLDYRYFGEINFTIISGKSELLSNGQLYINSPIITDFNPKEGFPGITKIEILGTGFKTSNNSVKIGNTSATILEQSDTRLLIQTPYTLNAGEYTLTVVVNGRNTVSKDNFTVKSSWTQLNNFPDEARIGGYFTIVNDKGYLIGGLKSNETYVTKEVWNYNLVNDSWERSNDFPGSEGSISYGFTFGEKIIYGNGSELWAYNVTGNSWQQLNNFSAEEVKYYTLNDKGYLIKVTASGNEVWEYAPTTDTWTKLGSISSDLALETSTTLQSSNTAYLLSGNSADDTYMVYKFDPDVANFLTPIAEIPFSVNNSGSIAAFVIDDIIYTYNYSSECWTYDIDNNEWTQIESINNGSWLNSTTFTYKNLGFVMFGENRFSGLTSEIWSFDIDKY
- a CDS encoding outer membrane beta-barrel protein — encoded protein: MDDKYSSLNPTAGISFSIASPRIADRFAIQGELNYFKSSFSSSTEVETSANYREYHDTYFQMSTISIPVTLKYTIPKGKRRVHLQSGVTYDFNFDTETQWDRDAWISNDLFTDSQPAFEVRKRQVGFCAGAGILKSFNFFEAGLGLKYSILNRLNEDATFSAVTSRVALTLVIKS